TCGCGCCTTGATCGTCCGGATGCAGTCGGAGCAGACCGGGCGGCCCTTGATCTCGCCGACGCCTTCTGTCCCACCGCAAATCGTGCAGACGTCTTTGTGCTTCTGCAGGATGATCCTGTCGCCCTCGACCATGATCGACATCGGGTCCTTGACGTTGATGCCGAGCGTGCGGCGCAGTTCCATTGGAATGACGATACGACCGAGGTCGTCCACGCGCCTGACGATGCCGGTGTCGTTCATGGCAGCCGCCCTTCGAACTCGTAGCCGCCCCTGGTCGGAGAAAAGCGGTATCATCTCCTCGGGGCACACCCGAACACTTCCAAGATTACCCAAGCACTGGAGTTCCATAACACATGAGCAGGGATTCGTTCTACCTCACCACACCGATCTACTACGTGAACTCCGTCCCGCACCTCGGCACAGCGTACACGACGATAGCTGCAGACGCCCTCGCGCGCTACCGGCGCATGACGGGCCGCGACGTCTTCTTCCTCACCGGGCTCGACGAGCATGGTCAGAAGGTCGCTCAGGCCGCCGAGGAGCACGGCATGTCGCCGCAAGAGTGGGTCGATTCTATCGCGCCCAAGTTCATGGAAGCCTGGCAGATGCTCGGCATCTCCAACGACGGCTTCGTCCGCACCACCGAGGAGCGCCACAAGCGCGGCGTTCAGGCCTTCTGGCAGGAGCTCCACGATCGCGGCTTCCTCCACAAGGGCTCCTACGAAGGCTGGTATTGTGTCCCCGATGAGACGTACTACGCCGAGGAACAGCTCGCCGAAGGCAAGTGCCCGGGATGCGGGCGCGACGTCGAGTTCATCCGCGAGGAGAACTGGTTCTTCAAGCTGTCGGAGTTCGGCGACAAGCTGCTCGCTTTCTACGAGGAGCGCGAAGCTGCGGGGCGACCTTTCATACAGCCCGAGACGCGCCGCAATGAAGTGGTTTCCTTCGTAGAGGGTGGCCTGAGAGATCTCTCGATCTCGCGCACCAACTTCACCTGGGGCGTTCCGC
This Actinomycetota bacterium DNA region includes the following protein-coding sequences:
- a CDS encoding AbrB/MazE/SpoVT family DNA-binding domain-containing protein, whose amino-acid sequence is MNDTGIVRRVDDLGRIVIPMELRRTLGINVKDPMSIMVEGDRIILQKHKDVCTICGGTEGVGEIKGRPVCSDCIRTIKAR